A genome region from Methylomagnum ishizawai includes the following:
- a CDS encoding PIN domain-containing protein, whose product MPGDASFLDTNVVLYGLSTDLWRKERVADRLSDGGVLSTQVLAESANVMRRKFGRSVAEIEAFHDILLDTCRVRVIESATIRRALGVAERYGFSIYDSLIVATAMEAGCRTLYSEDMQHGQVIDHRLTIVNPFI is encoded by the coding sequence ATGCCCGGTGATGCATCGTTTCTCGATACCAATGTGGTGCTTTATGGCCTGTCCACCGACTTATGGCGCAAGGAGCGCGTGGCGGATCGTCTGAGCGATGGCGGCGTTTTATCGACCCAGGTATTGGCGGAATCAGCCAATGTCATGCGGCGCAAGTTCGGGCGTAGCGTGGCGGAAATCGAAGCCTTCCACGACATATTGCTAGATACCTGCCGTGTTCGGGTTATTGAATCGGCAACCATCCGGCGGGCGTTGGGAGTGGCGGAACGCTACGGCTTTTCCATTTACGACAGCCTGATTGTGGCGACGGCGATGGAAGCGGGATGCCGCACGCTCTATTCAGAAGATATGCAGCACGGGCAGGTTATCGACCACCGATTGACCATCGTCAATCCATTTATCTGA
- a CDS encoding recombinase family protein, whose amino-acid sequence MKAYAYIRVSTEEQATDGVSLDAQKAKVAAWADLNGYELAGVFMDAGISGTKADRPGLAAALSAVGKGDALVVYSLSRLSRSTKHTIEISERLDKAGADLVSISEKIDTTTAMQHKKAKGERVGAVPYGKALAGDGVALVDVPAEQEIIAEARRLHTAGLSLRKIAAVLAEKGFKARNGKVFAATQIQRMVA is encoded by the coding sequence ATGAAAGCCTACGCCTACATCCGGGTCAGCACCGAGGAACAAGCCACCGATGGCGTTTCCTTGGACGCGCAGAAGGCCAAGGTCGCCGCGTGGGCCGACCTCAACGGCTACGAACTGGCCGGGGTCTTCATGGATGCCGGTATCAGCGGCACCAAGGCCGACCGGCCCGGACTCGCCGCTGCCCTGTCCGCCGTTGGCAAGGGGGACGCCCTGGTGGTCTACAGCCTGTCGCGCCTCTCCCGGTCCACCAAGCACACCATCGAGATTTCCGAACGCCTGGACAAGGCCGGGGCCGACCTCGTTTCCATTTCCGAGAAGATCGACACCACCACCGCTATGCAGCACAAGAAGGCCAAGGGCGAACGGGTGGGCGCGGTGCCCTACGGCAAGGCGCTGGCAGGGGATGGCGTGGCCCTGGTGGACGTGCCCGCTGAACAGGAAATCATCGCCGAAGCCCGCAGGCTCCATACGGCGGGCCTGAGCCTCCGCAAAATCGCCGCGGTGCTGGCGGAAAAGGGTTTCAAGGCCCGGAACGGCAAGGTTTTCGCGGCCACCCAGATTCAACGCATGGTGGCATGA
- the aqpZ gene encoding aquaporin Z, giving the protein MWSIYRRTAAEFIGTFWLVLGGCGSAVLAATVPDVGIGLLGVALAFGLTVLTMAYAVGHISGGHFNPAVSLGLWAGGRIPGSDLAPYIAAQVLGAVFAAGMLYLIASGKPGFDPSAGFAANGYGPHSPGGYSLGAGFLTEAVMTFMFLLIILGVTDSRAPQGFAPLAIGLGLTLIHLVSIPVTNTSVNPARSTGVALFAGTWAMAQLWLFWVAPMIGAVLAGWVHRSLAVAIHREDWQAAAPIRGPQTLP; this is encoded by the coding sequence ATGTGGTCGATCTATCGCCGCACAGCGGCGGAATTCATAGGAACGTTTTGGCTGGTACTCGGCGGTTGTGGCAGCGCGGTACTCGCGGCCACGGTCCCGGATGTCGGCATCGGCCTGCTCGGCGTCGCCTTGGCCTTCGGCCTGACGGTGCTGACGATGGCCTATGCCGTCGGGCATATTTCAGGAGGCCATTTCAATCCGGCGGTCTCCCTTGGCCTGTGGGCGGGTGGTCGCATACCGGGGTCGGATTTGGCACCGTACATCGCCGCCCAGGTGCTGGGAGCAGTTTTCGCCGCCGGGATGCTGTATTTGATCGCGAGCGGAAAACCCGGCTTCGATCCCAGCGCGGGCTTCGCCGCCAATGGTTACGGCCCGCACTCTCCGGGGGGCTATTCCCTGGGGGCCGGTTTCCTGACCGAGGCCGTGATGACCTTCATGTTCCTGCTGATCATCCTGGGCGTCACCGACTCGCGGGCTCCGCAGGGGTTCGCGCCCTTGGCCATCGGCCTGGGCCTGACGCTGATCCACCTGGTGAGCATCCCGGTCACCAACACCTCCGTGAACCCAGCCCGCAGCACCGGCGTCGCACTGTTCGCTGGAACATGGGCAATGGCCCAGCTTTGGCTCTTTTGGGTCGCACCGATGATCGGCGCGGTTTTGGCGGGCTGGGTCCATCGCTCGCTGGCGGTGGCTATCCATCGCGAAGATTGGCAAGCCGCCGCGCCCATCCGGGGGCCACAGACGCTCCCGTAG
- a CDS encoding ribbon-helix-helix protein, whose product MAKKNAELTPGLVAVKGKATPDTASRAPEPTPTGPASAPLNFKVSPQFRRRFRERAASADLKLNELLREALDAWEEKKGLR is encoded by the coding sequence ATGGCTAAGAAGAACGCCGAACTCACCCCCGGATTGGTGGCCGTGAAGGGCAAAGCCACACCCGACACCGCCAGCCGCGCACCGGAACCTACGCCGACCGGCCCGGCATCCGCCCCGCTGAACTTCAAAGTCAGCCCCCAGTTCCGCCGCCGATTCCGGGAACGGGCCGCGTCCGCCGATCTGAAATTGAACGAACTCCTGAGAGAGGCGCTGGACGCCTGGGAGGAAAAAAAGGGATTGCGGTAG